A genome region from Cucumis sativus cultivar 9930 chromosome 4, Cucumber_9930_V3, whole genome shotgun sequence includes the following:
- the LOC116403343 gene encoding uncharacterized protein LOC116403343: MTTNIAESMNSILKEPRDLPIASFLEHVRALLQRWFWERREEGIKVTSTLTKWAELVLQKKQERALTMKVNPIDCYQFHVKDLDKEEVINLHTQECTCKEFQAEQLPCAHAIAVARDRNINVYSLCANYYTNECFVGSIFGGRLPSWESVGMEDNRRICTYDCLTSESSQKSWSTEEKEDSKCR; the protein is encoded by the coding sequence ATGACAACAAATATAGCAGAGTCCATGAATTCTATACTGAAAGAACCTAGAGATTTGCCTATTGCTTCATTCCTTGAACATGTTCGAGCTTTACTACAACGTTGGTTTTGGGAGCGTCGAGAAGAAGGCATTAAAGTGACGTCTACATTGACTAAATGGGCAGAGTTAGttctacaaaagaaacaagaacgaGCTTTGACAATGAAAGTCAACCCAATTGATTGTTACCAATTCCATGTTAAAGATTTAGATAAAGAGGAGGTCATAAATCTTCATACTCAAGAGTGCACTTGTAAGGAGTTTCAAGCTGAGCAACTACCATGCGCACATGCCATTGCTGTTGCACGGGATCgcaatataaatgtttatagctTATGTGCTAACTATTACACTAATGAATGTTTTGTTGGCAGCATATTCGGAGGCCGTCTACCCAGTTGGGAATCAGTCGGAATGGAAGACAACCGAAGAATATGTACATATGACTGTCTTACCTCCGAAAGTAGTCAAAAGAGTTGGTCGACCGAAGAAAAAGAGGATTCCAAGTGTCGGTGA